A region of Rhizorhabdus wittichii RW1 DNA encodes the following proteins:
- a CDS encoding OmpA/MotB domain protein (PFAM: OmpA/MotB domain protein) — protein MNRVLPLLAVAGLLAGCATTPTLTLLPTEEGKQGAVAVLEENGKPMETVVSELNSSTNLSGTPRTRSIDPAKMSARQRELLQALPPAPVRLTLYFLEGTTELTPESQPGLAFLIKEVSERPGAEVQVTGYTDTLGEADANDRLSQQRAEEVLGVLAKQGIDPTLMSAVGRGERNLRVATPDGVSEPANRRVVVTIR, from the coding sequence ATGAACCGTGTCCTGCCGCTATTGGCGGTCGCGGGCCTGCTGGCGGGCTGCGCCACCACGCCGACCCTCACCCTGCTGCCGACCGAGGAAGGCAAGCAGGGCGCCGTCGCGGTGCTGGAGGAGAACGGCAAGCCGATGGAGACGGTGGTCAGCGAGCTCAACAGCAGCACCAACCTGTCGGGCACGCCGCGCACCCGATCGATCGATCCGGCGAAGATGAGCGCGCGGCAGCGCGAGCTGCTCCAGGCGCTGCCGCCTGCGCCGGTGCGGCTGACCCTCTATTTCCTCGAGGGCACGACCGAGCTGACGCCCGAATCGCAGCCCGGGCTCGCCTTCCTGATCAAGGAGGTATCGGAGCGGCCGGGCGCGGAGGTGCAGGTCACCGGCTATACCGACACGCTGGGCGAGGCCGACGCCAACGACCGGCTGTCGCAGCAGCGCGCCGAGGAGGTGCTCGGCGTGCTCGCCAAGCAGGGCATCGACCCGACCCTGATGAGCGCGGTCGGCCGCGGCGAGCGCAACCTGCGCGTCGCGACCCCCGACGGGGTTTCCGAACCGGCCAACCGCCGCGTGGTGGTGACGATCCGTTAG
- a CDS encoding Stage II sporulation E family protein (PFAM: CHASE2 domain protein; Stage II sporulation E family protein~SMART: protein phosphatase 2C domain protein), with protein sequence MNRIRLAGLLVLAVAALLSAFAGEAMRRPLFDLWQRLAPRDLSGTPVHVVLVDSDSIAAVGPWPWPRYHMARLTEEIAARGPKAIGFDMLFPEPDRVRPDIFAALYPELSPAAAAEVQALPPMDRLYGQVVGKAPVVLGRAGVASGGTDPAQLFVDAAIKGALPPDLPDEPRAVANIPELEGAALGHGLLNGQPDSDGRVRRVPLLMKLGGRAMPSLSLELARLARDQEAVTAEARGVVLAGRRIPVDAEGRMRLRFGRFPAAEISSAADVLRRKFPADAFAGKIVLLGLAAEGTADIVATPLEAEGYGTLVQAQAVDAILRGGWLDRPAWAAPAEWGVGLLLAVAVLLCGPARRRALMLVPLGLAVAIALAGWFAFDLGSLLLDPLRPLLLGGGAAVGVAGGMFVEARRERERLRETLVRERIAAAATEGELQAARSIQLGMLPPREELAGFDPRIDIDALLEPAKSIGGDLYDVIRLDADRIAFLVGDVTGKGVPAALFMALSKALAKSVVLRGVPSLADAAAILNEELMRDNSEAMNVTMLVGILDLSSGELVLMSAGHEDPLHIRGDGAIAIHKLDGGPPFCIVDFPYPDEPMTLAPGEALVLISDGVSEAQNGDGALFGHDRLLAALQGRTNASAMVEAMRDAVRAFEDGTDPTDDLTVMAVRYLG encoded by the coding sequence ATGAACCGCATCCGCCTCGCCGGCCTCCTCGTGCTTGCGGTCGCCGCGCTGCTCAGCGCTTTCGCGGGCGAGGCGATGCGCCGGCCGCTGTTCGACCTGTGGCAGCGCCTCGCGCCGCGCGACCTGTCGGGCACGCCGGTCCATGTCGTGCTGGTCGATTCGGACAGCATCGCCGCAGTCGGGCCCTGGCCGTGGCCGCGCTACCACATGGCACGGCTGACCGAAGAGATCGCCGCGCGGGGGCCGAAGGCGATCGGCTTCGACATGCTGTTCCCGGAGCCCGACCGGGTGCGGCCCGACATCTTCGCGGCGCTCTATCCCGAACTCAGCCCGGCCGCCGCCGCCGAGGTCCAGGCGCTGCCGCCGATGGATCGGCTCTACGGCCAGGTCGTCGGCAAGGCGCCGGTCGTGCTCGGCCGCGCGGGGGTGGCGAGCGGGGGGACCGATCCCGCGCAACTGTTCGTCGACGCCGCGATCAAGGGCGCATTGCCGCCCGACCTCCCCGACGAGCCGCGCGCGGTCGCCAACATCCCTGAATTGGAAGGCGCCGCGCTCGGCCATGGCCTGCTCAACGGCCAGCCCGACAGCGACGGGCGCGTCCGGCGGGTGCCGCTGCTGATGAAGCTCGGCGGCCGGGCGATGCCCAGCCTGTCGCTCGAACTCGCCCGGCTGGCGCGGGACCAGGAGGCGGTGACGGCCGAGGCGCGCGGGGTGGTGCTGGCCGGCCGGCGCATCCCGGTCGATGCGGAGGGGCGGATGCGGCTGCGCTTCGGCCGCTTCCCGGCGGCCGAGATCAGCTCGGCGGCCGACGTGCTCCGCCGCAAATTCCCCGCCGATGCCTTCGCCGGCAAGATCGTCCTGCTCGGGCTCGCCGCCGAAGGCACCGCCGACATCGTCGCCACCCCCTTGGAGGCGGAAGGCTATGGCACGCTGGTGCAGGCGCAGGCGGTCGACGCGATCCTGCGCGGCGGCTGGCTCGACCGGCCGGCCTGGGCGGCGCCGGCCGAGTGGGGCGTGGGGCTGCTGCTCGCGGTCGCGGTGCTGCTGTGCGGGCCGGCGCGCCGCCGTGCCCTGATGCTCGTCCCGCTCGGGCTGGCGGTCGCGATCGCGCTGGCGGGCTGGTTCGCCTTCGACCTCGGCTCGCTGCTGCTCGATCCGCTGCGCCCGCTGCTGCTCGGCGGCGGCGCGGCGGTCGGCGTGGCGGGCGGCATGTTCGTCGAGGCGCGGCGCGAGCGCGAGCGGCTGCGCGAGACGCTGGTGCGCGAGCGGATCGCCGCCGCCGCGACCGAAGGCGAGCTGCAGGCGGCGCGCTCCATCCAGCTCGGCATGCTGCCGCCGCGCGAGGAGCTGGCAGGCTTCGATCCGCGCATCGACATCGACGCGCTGCTCGAACCCGCCAAGTCGATCGGCGGCGACCTCTACGACGTGATCCGGCTCGATGCCGACCGGATCGCCTTCCTGGTCGGTGACGTGACGGGGAAGGGCGTGCCCGCCGCTTTGTTCATGGCGCTGTCCAAGGCGCTGGCGAAGAGCGTCGTGCTGCGCGGCGTCCCCAGCCTCGCCGATGCCGCAGCGATCCTCAACGAGGAGCTGATGCGCGACAATAGCGAGGCGATGAACGTGACCATGCTGGTCGGCATCCTCGACCTGTCGAGCGGCGAACTGGTGCTGATGAGCGCGGGGCATGAGGACCCGCTCCACATTCGCGGCGACGGCGCGATCGCGATCCACAAGCTCGATGGCGGGCCGCCCTTCTGCATCGTCGACTTCCCCTATCCCGACGAGCCGATGACGCTCGCGCCCGGCGAGGCGCTGGTGCTGATCTCGGACGGGGTCAGCGAGGCGCAGAATGGCGACGGCGCGCTGTTCGGCCATGACCGGCTGCTCGCGGCGCTGCAAGGACGGACGAACGCCTCGGCGATGGTCGAGGCGATGCGCGACGCGGTGCGCGCCTTCGAGGACGGCACTGACCCGACCGACGACCTGACGGTGATGGCGGTCCGCTATCTGGGGTGA
- a CDS encoding Metal-dependent hydrolase of the beta-lactamase superfamily I-like protein yields the protein MLVRFWGTRGSLAVAQTAGAIRGKIARALVAAGGRGFADTAEAEAFVDRELDFATGGTYGGATTCVEIEGGDGSFIVCDMGTGLREFGIDAFRRCAAGHERTYHFFMSHLHWDHIGGFPFFGPAFDPNARIVIHSGHADAEQALRRQQEEISFPVAFDWLRATIEFRTLAPGETYRIGGLDVEVMEQHHSHKSYGYRFTDDAGKTAIFSTDSEHKIDSMEGEADVAHFFRDADLVICDTMYSLADAVSMKEDWGHSSNIVAIDLCHEAEAKRLALFHHEPIYSDDDIQRMHQESIRYEELTRRETPLEVLCAYDGLEVRL from the coding sequence ATGCTGGTTCGATTCTGGGGAACGCGGGGATCGCTGGCGGTGGCGCAGACCGCGGGCGCGATCCGCGGCAAGATCGCCCGCGCGCTGGTCGCGGCGGGCGGGCGCGGCTTCGCCGACACGGCCGAGGCGGAGGCCTTCGTCGACCGCGAGCTCGATTTCGCGACCGGCGGCACCTATGGCGGCGCCACCACCTGCGTCGAGATCGAGGGCGGCGACGGATCGTTCATCGTCTGCGACATGGGCACCGGCCTGCGCGAGTTCGGCATCGACGCCTTCCGCCGCTGCGCCGCCGGGCACGAGCGGACCTATCATTTCTTCATGTCCCACTTGCACTGGGACCATATCGGTGGCTTTCCCTTTTTCGGGCCCGCCTTCGATCCCAATGCCCGCATCGTCATCCATTCGGGCCATGCCGATGCCGAGCAGGCGCTGCGCCGCCAGCAGGAGGAGATCAGCTTCCCGGTCGCCTTCGACTGGCTGCGCGCGACGATCGAGTTCCGCACGCTCGCGCCGGGCGAGACCTATCGGATCGGCGGGCTCGACGTCGAGGTGATGGAGCAGCACCACAGTCACAAGAGCTACGGCTATCGCTTCACCGACGATGCGGGGAAGACCGCGATCTTCTCGACCGACAGCGAGCACAAGATCGACAGCATGGAGGGTGAGGCCGACGTCGCCCATTTCTTCCGCGATGCCGACCTGGTGATCTGCGACACCATGTATTCGCTCGCCGACGCGGTCTCGATGAAGGAGGATTGGGGGCACAGCTCGAACATCGTCGCGATCGACCTGTGCCACGAGGCGGAGGCGAAGCGGCTGGCGCTGTTCCACCATGAGCCGATCTACAGCGACGACGACATCCAGCGGATGCACCAGGAAAGCATCCGCTACGAGGAACTCACCCGCCGCGAGACCCCGCTCGAGGTGCTGTGCGCCTATGACGGGCTCGAGGTGCGGTTGTAG
- a CDS encoding anti-sigma-factor antagonist (PFAM: Sulfate transporter/antisigma-factor antagonist STAS), with amino-acid sequence MIWSEEARDGAIVAAPRGKIDESTAQDFGASLEGAVARAADAAARLVVDCSGIDYMSSRGLRALTLAKRKADGSAVTILLAAPNGVVREILAISRYDKLFGVTETVEAALTA; translated from the coding sequence ATGATATGGTCGGAAGAGGCGCGGGACGGGGCGATCGTCGCCGCACCCCGGGGGAAGATCGACGAAAGCACGGCGCAGGATTTCGGCGCCAGCCTCGAAGGTGCGGTGGCGCGCGCGGCCGATGCGGCGGCGCGGCTCGTCGTCGATTGCTCGGGCATCGACTATATGTCCTCGCGCGGCCTGCGCGCGCTGACGCTCGCCAAGCGCAAGGCCGACGGATCGGCGGTGACGATCCTCCTCGCCGCGCCCAACGGCGTGGTGCGCGAGATATTGGCGATCAGCCGCTACGACAAGCTGTTCGGGGTGACCGAGACGGTCGAGGCGGCGCTGACCGCCTGA
- a CDS encoding glutamine amidotransferase class-I (PFAM: glutamine amidotransferase class-I), which produces MKSALVIRHVPYEGIAGFRAPVEAAGYVIDRVDVTDPDFAQVDFDTPDLVVMMGGPMGVYETDRYPWLGCEIARLARRIMLDRPTLGVCLGSQVIAAAMGARVYAGPVKEVGFAPVTIHDAGLASPLRHIEGVPVLHWHGDTFDLPERAELLASSDAYPHQVFRRGDNILALQCHSEMGEDPRFDAWLEDEPYIHAAGRTVEELRGEHDRHGPVAVAAGRRMIADWLDRLDP; this is translated from the coding sequence ATGAAGTCCGCGCTCGTCATCCGCCACGTCCCCTATGAAGGAATCGCCGGCTTCCGCGCGCCCGTGGAGGCGGCCGGCTATGTCATCGACCGGGTCGACGTCACCGATCCCGATTTCGCCCAGGTCGACTTCGACACGCCCGACCTCGTCGTGATGATGGGCGGGCCGATGGGCGTGTACGAGACCGATCGATATCCCTGGCTCGGCTGCGAGATCGCGCGGCTGGCGCGGCGGATCATGCTCGACCGGCCGACCCTCGGTGTCTGCCTGGGCAGTCAGGTCATCGCCGCGGCGATGGGCGCGCGCGTCTATGCCGGGCCGGTCAAGGAGGTCGGCTTCGCGCCGGTGACGATCCACGACGCGGGCCTCGCCTCGCCGCTGCGCCATATCGAGGGGGTGCCGGTGCTGCATTGGCACGGCGACACCTTCGACCTGCCCGAGAGGGCCGAGCTGCTCGCCTCGTCCGACGCCTATCCGCACCAGGTGTTCCGGCGCGGCGACAATATCCTGGCGCTCCAGTGCCATTCGGAGATGGGCGAGGACCCGCGCTTCGACGCCTGGCTGGAGGACGAGCCCTATATCCACGCGGCGGGCCGGACGGTCGAGGAGCTGCGCGGCGAGCATGATCGCCACGGTCCGGTCGCGGTGGCGGCGGGGCGCAGGATGATCGCCGACTGGCTCGACCGGCTGGACCCGTAA